Proteins found in one Zea mays cultivar B73 chromosome 1, Zm-B73-REFERENCE-NAM-5.0, whole genome shotgun sequence genomic segment:
- the LOC100282717 gene encoding 40S ribosomal protein S3a, whose translation MAVGKNKRISKGKKGGKKKTVDPFSKKDWYDIKAPSVFSVRNIGKTLVSRTQGTRIASDGLKHRVFEVCLADLQGDEDQAYRKIRLRAEDVQGRNVLTNFWGMNFTTDKLRSLVKKWQTLIEAHVDVKTTDNYMLRLFCIGFTKRRPNQVKRTCYAQASQIRQIRRKMVEIMINQASTCDLKELVSKFIPEVIGKEIEKSTSSIFPLQNVFIRKVKILKAPKFDLGKLMEVHGDYKEDVGVKLERPVEGDEAMQEVAAAE comes from the exons aTGGCAGTCGGGAAGAACAAGAGGATCTCCAAGGGAAAGAAGGGTGGTAAGAAAAAGAC CGTCGATCCCTTCTCTAAGAAGGACTGGTATGACATCAAGGCCCCATCGGTCTTCAGTGTGCGCAACATTGGGAAGACTCTCGTGTCCAGGACACAGGGTACCAGG ATTGCCTCTGATGGTCTGAAGCACAGAGTCTTTGAGGtttgtctagctgatcttcagggtGACGAGGATCAGGCTTACAGGAAAATCAGGCTCCGTGCTGAAGATGTGCAAGGCAGGAATGTGCTCACAAACTTCTGG GGCATGAATTTTACCACCGATAAGCTCAGATCTCTAGTAAAGAAGTGGCAGACATTGATTGAAGCCCATGTTGATGTCAAGACAACCGACAACTACATGCTGCGTTTGTTCTGCATTGGTTTTACCAAGAGGCGCCCAAACCAGGTCAAGAGAACCTGCTATGCTCAGGCATCCCAGATTCGGCAG ATTCGCCGCAAGATGGTTGAGATTATGATCAACCAGGCTTCTACATGTGACCTTAAAGAACTTGTTTCTAAGTTCATTCCGGAAGTTATTGGCAAAGAGATTGAGAAGTCTACCTCCAGCATCTTCCCACTTCAAAACGTCTTCATCCGCAAGGTGAAGATACTCAAGGCCCCCAAGTTTGATCTCGGGAAGTTGATGGAG GTTCATGGCGACTACAAAGAGGACGTTGGTGTGAAGCTTGAGAGGCCTGTCGAGGGTGATGAGGCTATGCAGGAGGTTGCTGCTGCCGAGtag